From the Leptospira sp. WS60.C2 genome, one window contains:
- a CDS encoding ATP-dependent DNA helicase RecQ, protein MMTEFPLKTFGITAFRGNQKNIIEHILAGKNAVVIMPTGMGKSICYQMPALMLEGTCIVISPLIALMKDQVDALRKKGISATYINSSLTRSERTERYKGLKVGEWKIVYVSPERFQKPEFLDALQSISISLLAIDEAHCISQWGHDFRPDYKKIAWFRNILKFPPTLALTATASHRVQNDIIEQMGFLKDEIQIFDDGLFRPNLHLAVSHCFDLETKYTQILEDLKTRNGVSILYFSLIQDLENFSRWLDTKQIKHLVYHGKRSNQDRKQVLTKFLHSEDVILLSTNAFGMGVDKANVRNVFHVQIPGSIEAYYQEIGRAGRDGKSSYCKLFYTEDDLAIQMDFLDWQNPDINYLKKCYQLIAQKENQLSTLDYETIQSFMTYKNKSDHRVQTALNLLASVGLISGDLERGTIQREKDWDDSLFSKEELENKKKEGGKRLYQMLQYTKTDECRRKFIHQYFDSPFISCGHCDVCDSQEKQS, encoded by the coding sequence ATGATGACTGAGTTTCCTCTTAAAACGTTTGGAATCACTGCTTTTCGCGGAAATCAAAAAAATATCATCGAACATATTTTGGCTGGTAAAAACGCGGTGGTGATTATGCCAACGGGAATGGGTAAGTCCATTTGTTACCAAATGCCTGCTCTCATGTTGGAAGGAACTTGTATTGTCATTTCTCCGCTCATTGCTTTGATGAAAGACCAAGTGGATGCTTTGCGGAAAAAGGGAATCTCAGCCACTTATATCAATTCTAGTCTGACAAGAAGTGAAAGAACCGAACGATACAAAGGGCTCAAAGTTGGAGAGTGGAAAATTGTATACGTGTCACCAGAGCGATTTCAAAAGCCTGAGTTTTTAGATGCATTACAATCGATTTCCATCTCTCTTCTTGCTATAGATGAAGCACATTGTATTAGCCAATGGGGCCATGACTTTCGGCCTGATTATAAAAAGATTGCTTGGTTTCGTAACATTTTAAAATTCCCGCCCACCCTTGCTTTGACAGCAACCGCTTCCCATCGAGTTCAAAATGATATCATCGAACAAATGGGTTTTTTGAAAGACGAGATTCAAATCTTTGACGATGGATTGTTTCGTCCTAATTTGCATTTAGCAGTCTCTCATTGTTTTGATTTGGAAACAAAATACACACAAATCTTAGAAGATCTAAAAACTAGAAATGGGGTTTCTATCTTATACTTTAGTTTGATCCAAGATCTGGAAAATTTTAGTCGATGGTTAGATACCAAACAAATCAAACATTTGGTTTATCATGGGAAAAGATCCAATCAAGATCGAAAACAAGTGTTAACCAAATTTTTGCATTCAGAAGATGTGATCTTATTGTCTACAAATGCTTTTGGAATGGGTGTTGACAAGGCAAATGTGCGGAATGTGTTTCACGTCCAAATCCCTGGTAGCATTGAAGCCTATTACCAAGAAATTGGTAGGGCAGGTCGGGATGGGAAATCTTCCTATTGTAAACTTTTTTATACAGAAGATGATTTGGCGATCCAAATGGATTTCCTCGATTGGCAAAATCCTGATATCAATTACTTAAAAAAATGTTACCAACTCATCGCACAAAAAGAAAATCAGCTGTCTACCTTGGATTATGAAACCATCCAATCCTTTATGACTTATAAAAATAAATCTGACCATCGTGTGCAAACGGCACTGAACTTACTTGCTAGTGTAGGTTTGATTTCGGGAGATTTGGAAAGAGGAACGATCCAAAGAGAAAAAGATTGGGACGACTCTTTATTTTCTAAAGAGGAGTTAGAAAATAAAAAGAAAGAAGGTGGAAAACGACTCTACCAAATGCTTCAATAC
- a CDS encoding type 1 glutamine amidotransferase domain-containing protein codes for MKSLFYTTLSILLLFCLNCKNMMKPEETLSYVHPHGEPFKGKILMIISSPSVSKQTGWPIGFWAAELTHPMRVFQEAGYEIDLVSTEGGKVEMDSYSNPLDPSGYSSSDVISLGYMQKKEFMNALQNTKKISDVTSESYDAIFLVGGQGPMYTYKGNIALQKLFVSFYEANKPAVAVCHATTLLLEAKKSNGDFLVDGKTWTGFANAEEDYADKAVGQKIQPYRIEEEAKKMKNTTFKVAAPFSSYAIRDGFLITGQQQNSGEAAAKLLITALNP; via the coding sequence ATGAAATCTTTGTTTTACACAACTCTTTCCATTCTTTTGTTGTTTTGTCTGAATTGCAAAAATATGATGAAACCAGAAGAAACCCTTTCGTATGTTCACCCTCATGGAGAACCATTCAAAGGAAAAATTCTTATGATCATCAGTAGCCCTAGTGTTTCCAAACAAACGGGTTGGCCCATTGGATTTTGGGCGGCAGAACTCACACATCCTATGCGAGTTTTCCAAGAGGCAGGTTATGAAATTGATTTGGTTTCAACAGAAGGAGGAAAAGTAGAGATGGATTCTTATTCGAATCCCTTGGACCCAAGCGGTTATTCTTCCTCTGATGTGATCTCACTTGGATACATGCAGAAAAAAGAATTTATGAACGCTTTACAAAACACAAAAAAGATAAGTGATGTTACTTCAGAATCTTATGATGCGATTTTCTTAGTAGGTGGCCAAGGACCGATGTATACTTACAAAGGAAATATAGCCTTACAAAAGTTATTCGTTTCATTTTATGAAGCTAATAAACCAGCAGTAGCTGTTTGCCACGCAACAACCTTACTTCTTGAAGCCAAAAAATCAAATGGAGATTTTTTAGTGGATGGAAAAACATGGACTGGTTTTGCAAACGCAGAAGAGGACTATGCTGATAAAGCTGTGGGTCAAAAAATCCAACCTTACCGAATCGAAGAAGAAGCAAAAAAAATGAAAAACACAACCTTTAAAGTGGCAGCTCCTTTTTCTTCCTATGCCATTCGTGATGGATTCTTAATTACTGGTCAACAGCAGAACTCAGGTGAAGCTGCAGCCAAGTTACTGATAACAGCCCTTAACCCATAA
- a CDS encoding winged helix-turn-helix transcriptional regulator codes for MPEFQYKGKLYYNPVEFVLDWIGGAWKMPILWRLREKTLRYSEIKKTLSHISDKMLAQSLRELEENGLVHRKVFAVVPPRTEYSLTDMGKKTIPIIISLRELGITFMKTSGAYTEDLEAFPNAKGAKKTKAGPTSPK; via the coding sequence ATGCCAGAGTTTCAATACAAAGGAAAGTTGTATTATAATCCAGTTGAGTTTGTTTTGGACTGGATCGGTGGTGCTTGGAAGATGCCGATCCTATGGCGTCTACGTGAGAAAACATTACGCTACAGTGAGATCAAAAAAACGTTAAGTCATATATCGGATAAGATGCTTGCACAGTCTTTACGTGAGTTGGAAGAGAATGGACTTGTACATCGTAAAGTATTTGCTGTTGTTCCTCCTCGCACCGAATATTCGTTAACGGATATGGGTAAAAAAACAATTCCAATTATCATTTCTCTAAGAGAATTAGGGATTACGTTTATGAAAACTTCGGGTGCATATACAGAGGACTTGGAGGCTTTTCCAAATGCGAAAGGAGCCAAAAAAACAAAGGCTGGACCAACCTCTCCCAAATAA
- a CDS encoding NADPH-dependent F420 reductase, translated as MKIAIIGTGNVGGALATGWAKKGHELFLGVRNPNEFKGKELLQLPNIRALSIQEAVKQAEVIVVSTPAKETKNVTESLGDTTGKIIIDTMNTVQKDPTNKDTSTTETILKHTKTSDVVKCFNTTGANNLANPKFGEQTLDLFVAGDSKRGKEIARTLALDLGFSECYDVGGNDRFALMEEFALFWINLAMFQKLGREIGFKLLKRS; from the coding sequence ATGAAAATTGCGATCATTGGAACTGGAAATGTCGGCGGAGCACTTGCGACTGGTTGGGCCAAAAAAGGCCATGAACTCTTTTTGGGAGTTCGAAACCCAAATGAATTCAAAGGAAAAGAACTTTTACAATTGCCTAACATAAGAGCCCTCTCCATCCAAGAAGCAGTCAAACAAGCAGAGGTGATCGTTGTCAGCACACCAGCCAAAGAAACAAAAAATGTAACAGAATCTTTGGGTGACACAACAGGTAAGATCATCATTGATACCATGAACACCGTACAAAAAGATCCCACGAACAAAGATACTTCCACAACTGAGACCATTTTAAAACACACAAAGACATCAGATGTAGTAAAATGTTTTAATACGACTGGAGCAAACAACCTCGCAAATCCCAAGTTTGGTGAACAAACACTTGATTTGTTTGTCGCCGGTGATTCGAAACGAGGAAAAGAAATCGCAAGAACCTTAGCACTTGATTTAGGTTTCTCAGAATGTTATGATGTTGGCGGAAATGATCGTTTTGCTCTTATGGAAGAATTTGCGCTCTTTTGGATCAACCTTGCCATGTTTCAAAAATTGGGCCGTGAGATCGGATTCAAACTTCTCAAACGTTCCTAA
- a CDS encoding beta-propeller fold lactonase family protein codes for MPELNNPSDAFSEEFGKNTVLSELVRSWLRGAVSPDSLVVLGEKSIFPYESGFRIYRIGSDGPTGVYDASGVLPSTFSAFPGCQPVRVAIPPRSREIITLTGSNSNFIARHSYSADHKLTFLEQQPGIGTPTHMAFTSDGTTAYVTNGATIPNQINRYSRDPFSGKLTLNNGSNYPFGVGCAPVSLRTSSKDNIVFSASTTFVPLGIDVYKNFDMNSGTFASGSPFDPGANPTSQNNLCLLENERLLYMTIGDSTNPINGFRYDTNGTLTMLPNSPFAPEVGIIGGASTDNFSTTMTLDPQGKYLAFLYSISGTFYIRLLSIDTATGTLTPTSEKYSVGNAPKHLEWDGSGRFIYLVSDTGGTTNQFQLESFQFSEAGTLTRKPTVIIGPMGGDFSPKYVRSLPIYY; via the coding sequence ATGCCTGAGCTAAACAATCCCAGTGATGCTTTCTCTGAAGAATTCGGTAAAAATACAGTTTTATCAGAACTAGTCAGGTCTTGGTTACGAGGTGCAGTGTCCCCTGACAGCTTGGTTGTGTTAGGTGAAAAATCGATATTCCCTTATGAATCAGGATTTCGCATCTATCGGATTGGATCAGATGGCCCCACGGGAGTGTATGATGCATCGGGCGTATTGCCTTCGACTTTCTCAGCCTTTCCTGGTTGCCAACCAGTTCGTGTGGCAATTCCTCCAAGGTCTCGAGAGATCATCACATTGACAGGAAGTAATAGTAATTTCATCGCGCGACACAGTTATAGTGCCGACCACAAGCTGACATTTTTAGAACAACAGCCAGGAATTGGAACGCCTACCCACATGGCATTTACTTCCGATGGCACAACAGCCTATGTGACAAATGGAGCTACAATTCCCAATCAAATCAATCGTTACAGTCGTGACCCTTTTTCCGGTAAGCTAACTTTGAACAATGGAAGCAATTATCCATTCGGAGTCGGATGTGCTCCCGTCTCTTTGCGTACCAGTTCAAAAGATAACATAGTCTTTTCAGCATCGACTACTTTCGTACCACTTGGTATTGATGTTTATAAAAATTTTGATATGAATTCGGGAACCTTTGCAAGTGGGTCGCCATTTGATCCTGGCGCAAACCCTACTTCTCAAAATAACCTTTGTTTGTTGGAAAATGAAAGACTTTTGTATATGACGATTGGGGATTCCACAAATCCAATCAATGGATTTCGGTATGATACAAATGGAACTCTCACAATGTTGCCAAACTCTCCATTCGCACCAGAAGTCGGAATCATTGGAGGAGCCTCCACGGATAATTTTTCCACCACAATGACGTTAGATCCGCAAGGAAAGTATCTTGCCTTCTTGTATTCGATCAGTGGAACGTTTTACATCCGACTCCTTTCGATCGATACAGCAACTGGCACCCTTACACCTACAAGTGAAAAATACAGCGTCGGAAATGCTCCGAAACATTTGGAATGGGATGGAAGCGGTAGGTTTATCTATTTAGTTTCTGATACGGGAGGGACTACCAATCAGTTCCAACTGGAGTCGTTTCAGTTTTCAGAAGCGGGCACCTTAACTAGAAAACCAACGGTCATCATTGGACCGATGGGTGGAGATTTCTCCCCCAAATATGTCAGATCCTTACCTATATATTATTAG
- a CDS encoding patatin-like phospholipase family protein has product MVLHSSRNSSFLHKLTLLEIFRTLPKSALREFFSCVERIQMRGGEVLFEEGSPGNDLFILLAGKLQFEKQNPEGGSPILGTFRRQDLIGELSLLTGESRSATVRALRDSELIRVPANKALQILQKSPEALLEITKVIAQRLAHVNDLIGHAQPTPKSFTFLSSLPKEEIQQVLDSFGMYVLRFGSFCVIDERFYVERMSEIEHLEEIEKESAAIRLLAKIESQYDFILYLIQDQDVNPEWISRAIRQGDSFVFLKRGDSFQNFKKWDKFLKTTEKQNRPKYLAVLQTNISSICKGTIRHLQDQEYRRHFHIHLKKPDSIERLVRGLLGKSIGLALGGGGAKGFAHLGVWQALMEESIPVDMISGTSAGSIFAALIAMGKTLEEAKQDTKQIWVEKDLLNEYTLPVIALTSGKKYTETIQNFFGDIQIEDLWIPYTAISCNLTTSETVHHTRGPLWKAIRASTSIPGIIPPFIDGENILVDGGVLDNVPGIPLIKEGAGILIAVDVFGEYSSEEDKEIHDYLASPNPGILANPLSPLLSYMQKNLSLRPKFPPIGDIIIRSFLSSSRERQRETEKRSSLFLQIPTNQFGLLDWLSFSDLVELGYHSTKNRIARFAKSIPWL; this is encoded by the coding sequence GTGGTTCTCCATTCTTCTCGTAACTCTAGCTTTTTACACAAACTCACATTACTTGAAATCTTTCGCACGTTACCAAAATCAGCGCTCAGAGAATTTTTTTCTTGTGTCGAACGAATTCAAATGCGAGGGGGAGAAGTTCTTTTCGAAGAAGGTTCTCCTGGGAATGACCTGTTCATTCTACTTGCTGGCAAACTTCAGTTCGAAAAACAAAACCCTGAAGGGGGATCTCCCATACTTGGAACGTTTCGTAGACAGGATTTAATCGGTGAATTGAGTTTGCTCACGGGAGAGTCTCGTTCTGCAACCGTACGTGCTCTTCGTGACAGTGAACTCATTCGCGTTCCAGCTAACAAAGCATTACAAATTCTGCAAAAATCACCTGAAGCTTTATTGGAAATCACAAAGGTAATTGCTCAAAGATTGGCTCATGTGAATGACCTCATTGGCCACGCGCAACCAACACCGAAATCGTTTACATTTTTATCTTCCCTCCCAAAAGAAGAAATCCAGCAAGTTCTTGATTCATTTGGAATGTATGTGCTTCGTTTCGGAAGTTTTTGTGTGATTGATGAAAGATTCTATGTAGAACGTATGTCGGAAATCGAACATTTAGAGGAAATCGAAAAAGAGTCAGCTGCCATACGATTACTTGCAAAAATTGAATCACAATATGATTTTATTCTCTATTTAATTCAAGACCAAGATGTAAATCCAGAATGGATTTCAAGAGCCATTCGCCAAGGTGATTCGTTTGTATTTTTAAAACGTGGAGACTCTTTTCAAAATTTCAAAAAATGGGATAAATTTTTAAAAACAACCGAGAAACAAAATCGGCCTAAGTATTTAGCAGTTTTACAAACAAACATAAGTTCTATCTGTAAGGGAACCATCCGCCACCTCCAAGACCAAGAGTATCGAAGACATTTCCATATCCATTTAAAAAAGCCAGATAGTATCGAGAGGCTTGTGAGAGGATTACTCGGAAAATCCATTGGACTCGCATTAGGTGGTGGTGGTGCCAAAGGATTTGCACATTTAGGTGTTTGGCAAGCCTTAATGGAAGAATCTATACCTGTCGATATGATTTCAGGAACGAGTGCTGGTTCTATTTTTGCCGCATTGATTGCCATGGGAAAAACATTAGAAGAAGCAAAACAAGATACGAAACAGATTTGGGTGGAAAAAGATCTTCTCAATGAATATACGTTACCTGTCATCGCTCTTACATCCGGGAAAAAATACACAGAAACCATTCAAAATTTTTTTGGAGACATTCAAATCGAAGACTTATGGATTCCTTACACTGCTATTTCATGCAATTTAACCACAAGCGAAACAGTGCACCATACCCGTGGACCACTTTGGAAAGCTATACGGGCAAGCACTTCAATCCCTGGGATCATTCCTCCCTTCATTGACGGTGAAAACATATTGGTGGATGGAGGGGTTTTAGACAATGTGCCAGGAATACCACTCATAAAGGAAGGAGCTGGCATTCTCATCGCAGTGGATGTCTTTGGAGAGTATTCATCAGAAGAGGACAAAGAAATACACGATTATCTGGCATCACCTAATCCAGGTATATTGGCAAATCCACTTTCCCCTTTGTTGAGTTATATGCAAAAAAATCTTTCGCTTCGTCCAAAATTTCCTCCCATTGGTGATATCATCATTCGTTCGTTTTTATCTTCAAGTCGCGAGCGCCAACGTGAGACAGAAAAAAGATCCTCTCTTTTTCTACAAATCCCGACCAATCAATTCGGCTTACTAGATTGGTTATCCTTTTCTGACCTTGTAGAATTGGGATACCATTCAACCAAAAACAGAATCGCTCGTTTCGCCAAATCGATTCCTTGGTTGTAA
- a CDS encoding helix-turn-helix domain-containing protein, producing the protein MFDLAIFDYSILGFGGLFCLVWAIGLSLQLPGQAKLIVIYFIGMSGFRLLWEAYTLSGFTNHFPKLYALPLPFLYVIGPSILFYYEKLSGRDDFKMGPIHFLPVTFAFLPFLYWFSLDKKGSLLLIESVLSGNWSFPSAILILWIIGPKLSILFYSIHIATKRSGEGALALRLLPNHIKRFSIILLVYIFCMILADIIGYLLGIRLLYRYSAWSHSLAAIFVYLYSRYKPSAMLEISGAIKSARYAQSKLVGVNPNDAIRRLNDLMTKESFYADEDLRLPTLAHAMSMSPHQLSELVNVHFQMSFIQFVNHHRIKVACQMLEEEKRNILSIALSVGFNSKSAFNRVFRQVMGDSPREYRKNPLLFLPQKTLLIQKIEPRL; encoded by the coding sequence TTGTTCGATCTTGCGATATTTGATTATTCCATTTTAGGTTTTGGAGGACTCTTTTGCCTTGTTTGGGCAATTGGGCTTTCTTTGCAACTGCCAGGACAGGCAAAACTCATCGTCATCTACTTTATAGGAATGTCAGGCTTTCGATTGTTATGGGAAGCTTATACTTTGTCTGGTTTCACCAATCATTTCCCAAAACTTTATGCCTTACCTCTACCCTTCTTGTATGTCATCGGACCCTCGATCTTATTCTATTATGAAAAACTCAGTGGAAGAGATGATTTTAAAATGGGACCTATACATTTCCTGCCAGTAACTTTCGCATTTCTTCCCTTTCTCTATTGGTTTTCGTTAGACAAAAAAGGTTCGCTTCTTTTGATCGAATCGGTCCTCAGTGGCAACTGGAGTTTCCCTTCTGCGATTCTCATCCTTTGGATCATTGGGCCCAAACTTTCTATACTGTTTTATTCGATCCACATTGCCACAAAACGATCTGGAGAAGGAGCCTTAGCGCTTCGATTGTTGCCAAATCACATAAAACGATTTTCTATCATCCTACTGGTATATATTTTTTGTATGATCCTCGCTGACATCATCGGTTACCTCCTGGGGATTCGTTTATTATATCGATACAGTGCATGGTCCCATTCTTTGGCCGCGATTTTCGTATATCTCTATTCTCGATACAAACCATCTGCTATGCTTGAAATTTCAGGTGCCATAAAATCGGCTCGTTATGCGCAGTCAAAATTAGTGGGAGTCAATCCGAATGATGCCATCAGAAGACTCAATGATCTCATGACGAAAGAATCGTTTTACGCCGATGAAGACTTACGATTACCCACCTTAGCCCATGCCATGAGCATGAGTCCACACCAATTATCAGAACTTGTGAACGTTCACTTTCAAATGAGTTTCATTCAGTTCGTAAATCACCACAGGATCAAGGTCGCCTGTCAAATGTTAGAAGAGGAAAAAAGAAACATTCTTTCGATTGCATTGAGTGTAGGATTTAATTCCAAATCTGCCTTTAACCGTGTCTTCCGCCAAGTCATGGGTGACTCTCCTCGAGAGTATAGAAAAAATCCGCTCCTATTTCTGCCCCAAAAAACTCTTTTGATACAAAAAATAGAAC